One Setaria italica strain Yugu1 chromosome II, Setaria_italica_v2.0, whole genome shotgun sequence DNA segment encodes these proteins:
- the LOC101752945 gene encoding SKP1-like protein 1A, translating to MDGSDQRSGGGGEGSDGGGEGRQGATAAAEEKGATAEGKGKKRETAAGEKGATAEWGRKGNGVTVSGEEKAATVEEKGPDPRRERCRRRSTRREKGAAVDKEQGDAAAASEAAGEKATFFFSATAPAGKTITLVSSEGKPFKVSEEAVRLSTDLADMVDNGCAGGNIPLSNVTSRALATVIKYCDKHAAAAAMADSDHGAAEGSSSSVNAAASETTLAEGDRKLVDKLTMGALLDLLLAANFLDIKGLLGAASDKVADMIKSKTPAQVRTIFGIANDFTPEEEAEIRKESPWAYEDEEPWFGRHCCANISLDVPI from the coding sequence GGAAGGGAGTGACGGCGGTGGAGAAGGGAGACAAGGTGCGACGGCCGCGGCTGAGGAGAAGGGAGCTACGGCGGAGGGGAAGGGAAAGAAGAGAGAAACGGCCGCTGGTGAGAAGGGCGCGACGGCGGAGTgggggaggaaggggaatgGAGTGACGGTCTCGGGTGAGGAGAAGGCGGCGACTGTGGAGGAGAAGGGGCCGGACCCGAGGAGGgagcggtgccggcggcgaagcACGAGAAGGGAGAAAGGGGCGGCGGTGGATAAGGAGCAGGGGGATGCGGCTGCGGCGTCGGAGGCGGCCGGGGAAAAGGCAACCTTTTTCTTTAGCGCCACCGCTCCCGCCGGAAAGACCATCACCCTGGTGAGCTCGGAGGGGAAGCCGTTCAAGGTgtcggaggaggcggtgcggcTGTCGACGGACCTCGCCGACATGGTCGACAACGGCTGCGCCGGCGGCAACATCCCGCTATCCAACGTCACCTCCAGGGCCCTCGCCACGGTGATCAAGTACTGCGAcaagcacgccgccgccgccgccatggccgactCCGACCACGGCGCCGCGGagggaagcagcagcagcgtcaACGCCGCGGCATCCGAGACGACGCTGGCAGAGGGGGACCGCAAGCTCGTCGACAAGCTCACCATGGGCGCCCTCTTagacctcctcctcgccgccaacTTCCTCGACATCAAGGGGCTCCTCGGAGCAGCCAGCGACAAGGTCGCCGACATGATCAAGAGCAAGACACCCGCGCAGGTCCGCACGATCTTCGGCATCGCCAACGACTTCAccccggaggaggaggcggagatcCGCAAGGAGAGCCCCTGGGCTTACGAGGACGAGGAGCCTTGGTTTGGAAGACATTGCTGCGCCAACATTTCACTGGATGTGCCGATCTAG